From a region of the Rhipicephalus microplus isolate Deutch F79 chromosome X, USDA_Rmic, whole genome shotgun sequence genome:
- the LOC119176646 gene encoding cyclin-dependent kinase 1, producing MDKYIIMRKIGEGAYGVVYKARCKTTNKIVAIKKIRVEREDEGIPATTIREVTFLRELRHKNIVRLIDVVMSPLKPICLVFEYMTTDLKTLFDSLPKNKTLEGNVVKKYLGQIVEAIHFCHRRRVLHRDLKPDNVLVDGNGDLKVADFGFCREFTPPVRIFTHKVGTLWYRAPEILMGASRYSTPVDVWSIGCIFFELLTGKTLFRGYSEIDQLFQIFRVLGTPTEET from the coding sequence ATGGATAAGTACATCATCATGCGAAAAATTGGTGAAGGTGCGTACGGCGTTGTCTACAAGGCGAGGTGCAAGACTACTAACAAGATCGTCGCCATCAAGAAGATCCGCGTAGAGCGCGAAGACGAAGGGATCCCTGCCACGACTATTCGAGAGGTGACCTTCCTCCGAGAGTTGAGGCACAAGAACATAGTGCGTCTCATTGATGTTGTCATGTCGCCACTCAAGCCCATATGCTTGGTTTTCGAGTACATGACGACTGACCTCAAGACGCTCTTTGATTCCCTGCCCAAGAACAAGACTTTAGAGGGTAACGTCGTAAAGAAATACCTCGGCCAGATTGTAGAGGCTATACACTTCTGCCACCGAAGGCGAGTCCTTCACCGCGACCTCAAGCCAGACAACGTGCTCGTCGACGGCAATGGCGATCTCAAGGTGGCTGACTTTGGCTTTTGCCGTGAATTCACGCCACCCGTGCGCATCTTCACGCACAAAGTGGGTACCCTCTGGTACCGAGCACCGGAGATTCTCATGGGTGCTAGTCGTTACTCGACACCGGTGGACGTGTGGAGCATCGGGTGCATTTTCTTCGAGCTACTCACCGGGAAAACTCTCTTCCGCGGTTATTCGGAAATCGACCAGCTGTTCCAAATTTTTCGCGTCCTAGGTACACCTACAGAAGAAACATGA